In Ananas comosus cultivar F153 linkage group 7, ASM154086v1, whole genome shotgun sequence, the sequence GTTCCATCATAAGGGGAATCATACCTTCTATTATAAGTACTTAAGTTATCATTGCCCACAAATAAGTGGGAATAATCAACTTCAGCGGGTGGCACGGCTACATTGTTTAATTTCAAAACCCAATTGCTCCACCTAtctcccaaatcaaaatcaacaaatgGCCCTGCCCAACCCCAAGCAAATTAACCAAATTCAGGTCAAACAAAGTACAAAAGTCCCAGACCCAGAACAGATGCAGCCTATAAACACTCCTTCAGATTTCAGTCCCTTTTTAATCGAGTAAATTGCATTGATGTGTCTTAAAAACTTCCTCCAAATTTGCACTTTGGTCGGTGTTCTTCTCCTTGCTCTTCCATAAATTACAGGAAGGCACTTGTTAGCATCTTCCATTTAGTTGAGCAGCAGCAAAACTAACAAGGCTATTACATTAGAATAGCCACGCAGTCAGCTGCCACGTAAGCAGACATTAGTAGTAATACTACATCAGCTTTGCCATTACACAATGAACGGAAGATAACAAAAATAGCTTTACTTCGAATGCTTTTCAAATTTCAAGGTGCCACTTATCCACCTTCAAGCATATTAGCATAGGGATCAAAATGAAACTTTCAGAGAAGTTTGAATACCACCTTTGGAATTTACCCTTTTTAACCCTTCTCcgcacaagataacaccaccaGCAAGTGTGGTAGGAAATCTTCCATGTGCCACTCAACCacttaatataaataaaaataaggcaATCAAATATAGTCATCAAAgagataattaaaatttatactatctatgctttatttattagttatatataatgatatatgaTTGGCTTATGATGACTCTACATCGAATAAGAGGGACGGGTTTTCTCATGGTCATAAGAAAGGATCCGAAAGGTGAACAATTTGTTAGCTTGATAGCATGCGAAAATACAATCAGTAGTCATAGTTCATAAATATAAGTGCATATTTATCGGACAATATAAAATTCTGACGGTCCAAAGTTGGACGACAACTAAAAGCAGCCACTAAGCAAAGTTCAAGACGCATTAACACCTGCATTACATTAATTAATGGGATAAAGAATATCCTCTCCTTGAAATCTCTCCCCCTCGAGTTATTTTGATAGAGGAAAACTAATGCAAGCAAAAGGCAAACCAAATTTCAGCAGAAATAATGATTGCAATTAAAGTACCCATCTCTCCCTCCAGTTCCATTCCCTTACTAGTAGGAATGCTACGCATACCTTAAAATGTACCGAAAAGATTGCCGATTAATCAGCTGCGATTATAAGAGCCTAGTAGTCTTCTTAATTCCTCAAGGAAACACATATTAGGTCGGAACAAATTGCAAACTAACTAACAGTCGCAAAATTAGAAAAGCACACATCCAACCATACAGAATTTGTGtttagaaaacaaataaaaatgataaacaaAACCCAATTGTATAGATTGCAAATGCAATCCATAATCCATCACCGGTCAGTCCATTCAATcgcataaattttaaattttaagtttatgagaataaaaaagcaaaagcaataCCAAACAAGACCTTAGTTGCTCATAGACCGTagaatacacacacacacaagacCTTAGTTGCTCATAGACCGTagaatacacacacacacacacacacacacacacacatatatatagcaggtcttgtgtgttattaggagcacagaggcctccgtactcctaagctgttttcgatgatagagattccgaatcgactatcggctccgttagacttgatctaatatatttgaactatctagaaaataatttttgtgatttttcagtatcattttcctagcgatcgaaagggttcaaaatcaacaatttttaatggttgatgtataccgtttgcaaatttaacggtatagaagtattcaaatcagatgaaattttgatagaaaattctttatactatttatagcaagatttgatcgaaaattttaatgctatatcaccactttttgtaagatttttatttccgtccgttgattttgaaccctttcaatcactaggtaaatgatatcgaaaagtcacaaaatttattttctaaatacttcaaatatgttagatcaagcataacggagccgatcgtcgattcggaagctccatgaTCGAAAACGGCtgaggagcacggaggtctctgtgttcctaatagcacacaagacctactatatatatatatatatagagagagctaggctggtatactatcggtagcacggaggcctccgtgctaccaagttgttttcaatgctgcggcttccaaatcgacgatcggctctgttagacttgatctacattattgaaagtatttggaaaccaaatttcataattttttggcatcatttacctatcaaatgactagtctaaaaatgaacggcttaaaataaaaatctcataaaaaatgatgataaaagacttgaatttaagatcagaggtactgatcttactctaaatagtgaaaagaattttctataaaaatttcatcgtatttggattgttttacaccgttaaatttacaaatgcatcaaatctacaattaaaattgtcaattttgagacctatTGATcgctagccaaatgatgtcgaaaaattatgaaatttagtttccaaatacttttaatagtgtagattaaatctaacggagccgattgtcgatttggaagctgcatcattgaaaacaacttggtagcacggaggcctccgtactaccgatagtataccagcctatctctctctctctctctctctctctctctctctctctctatatatatatatatggctcaTAAATAATATTCCGAAGCTGGAGTTACATTTCAACAAATTTCCTGTTCACTTGAATCGTCGAGGGCGgctcattattattattctattatgacACAGCCAACCAGCAATTCCCCCTTTATAAGTTATAAGTTATGACCACCCCATCTCTcatctctcactctccctcaccACCAACccaaaggagagaaagagagagtgcaatagatagatagatagatagatagatggaTGGATAGATAAAGAGCAGGAAACAGAGAGAaattaagatatatttatatagagagagaaagagagataaagaGGGTGAGTGAGGGGGAGCTTACAGAAGAGGCATTGTTAATGGACTCGAAGCCCGGCGGCGGCAACGGGAAGAGCCGAGTGCTGCTGGGGAAGTACGAGGTGGGGCGGCTGCTGGGCCGCGGGACGTTCGCGAAGGTGTACCACGGGCGGTCGGTGTCGGACGGCAGCTGCGTGGCGGTGAAGGTGCTGGACAAGCCGGAGGTGGTGGGCACGGGCGCGGGGCCGCGCGTGCTGCGCGAGGTGTCGGCGATGCGGGGGCTCTCGCACCCGAACGTGCTGCGGCTGCTGGAGGTGATGGCGACGCGCTCCAAGATCTACCTGGTCATGGAGCTGGCCCCGGGCGGCGACCTCCTCTCGCTCCTCACCCGCTCCCGCGGGGGGCGCCTCCCGGAGCCCGCGGCGCGCCGGTACCTGCTGCAGATCGTCGCAGCGCTGCGCTACTGCCACGCGCGCGGCGTGGCGCACCGCGACGTGAAGCCGCAGAACCTGCTCCTCGCCCGCGACGGCGCGCTCAAGCTCTCCGACTTCGGGCTCGCCGCGCTCGCGGAGCAGCGCGGCCGCGACGGGCGCCTCCACACGGCGTGCGGCACCCCGGCCTACGCGGCGCCCGAGGTCGCCCTCCGCCGCGCCGGGGCCGGGTACGACGGGGCGCGCGCCGACGCGTGGTCGTGCGGGGTCATCCTCTTCGTGCTCCTCGCGGGGCGGCTCCCCTTCGACGACGCCAACATCCCGCTCATGTACCGGAGGATCCACAGGCGCGACTACGCCTTCCCGCCCTGGGTCTCCCCCGCCGCGCGCCGCGTCGTCGCGCGCCTCCTCGACCCCAACCCGGAGACGCGGCTCACCATCGAGGCCCTCGCCGAGCACCCCTGGTTCAAGCGCTCCCTCAGCTTGGACTCGCAGCTCTCGCTCATGGGCGCaccggcggcgccgcctccgccaTGAACGCCTTCGAGATCATCTCGCTCTCGGCGGGGCTGGACCTCTCGGGGCTGTTCGACGAGGGGAGcgggaggacgaggaggaggaggagggggaggaggttCACCTCGACGGAGCCCGCGGCGAGGGTGGTGGCGCGGGTGGAGGAGGCGGGGCGGAAGCTAGGGTTCGCGGtggggaggaggaaggagggggCGAGGGGGATCGGAGGGTTGGGGTGGGCGCTCTCAGTGGAGGTGGCGGAGGTGGCGCCGCCGCTGATCCTGGTGCAGCTCACGCCGGagtacggcggcggcggcggcggcggcagcggcNCTCACGCCGGagtacggcggcggcggcggcggcggcggcggcggccgaggcggcggcgatgggtatgaggaggaagaggagttCGCTTGGGCGGAGTTGAGGTCCGAGCTCGGGGACGTCGCCGTCGCGTGGCACGGCGGCGAAGACGACGAgtgattctttttttctttttttttttctttttttttttgtgggccCCTCCCCCTTGAGACGCGTGCCGGTCCTGGGAGAGCGCGGATCTCGAGGCGCGGATGGACGGCGGGGGTGGGACGGGCGGCGGTGTGGGGATTCATTTTGTAGCGAGGGCATTTGTAGTTTTGtacataataatttaatttgttgttaGCAATTTgtgtttaatttttcttttattttccttttgtttctctttttttttttttttttttaagatgcacagtgtttgaattttaattctcGTTAATAGGAACTATGatagtgttttttttattattattaatgccCACATTCAAAAGCCATGTTTATAGGAACTATTaatagttttgaatttttgacaaaaaaaatcgaatttttttcgaatttttcgaaaaaatacatATTCgaccgtttaattcgtttctccaaaaattcgcgaataattcgcaaattattcgcgaatttatTAACAGAGAATAGTTAATAGTTAATAGTTAATAGAACCTAAAATTCCACAAAGAGAAAAGTGTTCAAAACAAGTGTGTCCAGTAGAATtatcattaaatttaacaaaattgtaccttaattattacaaataacataaaaagaatTAGGCATGTTCAGTTTTtggtattttataaaatttctagaaatgtcggttaaaaattaagaattctCATATTTAGTTTGCGACAAAAATCTCACGTAGAAATTTAATCTTAATGGACTAAAATATTccctttgattttttatttatcattcgAATACAATGTAtaatataattctatatatattaataaggATTTTATGGTAAACTCATTAATACACCTTAGGTATTTCCATGTTAAACCAAAGATTTGCGATTGgaaattttaaatactgtaaACTAATGAGTCTCgatcagaaaaataaaataattattaggcttagtttttttttcagaaataaacttaacatCTCGAACactaaccatcaagtccttAGCTAAAGGCACTAGATACGATCGATTATTTATCTATGattattaaaacttaaaactcGAAGCATAATCCTTTTTAGAACATCAGTGTGGTTGTTTCATCTTCCTAAcacatatttaatataatataatacatcagtatatttattattattattggttagCTTGTACCGTATCTCAATTAGTAATGAATAACAATATATttaaagtaattttaaaaataaaaaattaattttaacttttaattttttataattaattaaatattttgtatgtaGGAATTAGAATTAATTCATCATCAACTTTTGCATTatcttatataaaaattttatttaaaatagaaaatgataacatcttttttaaaaaagattaaaagctAATGGGCCCAAGCTGGCTCTTGATGCTCTACTATAAGCCCCtgtttcacaaataaaacttTATGGGGAGTTTCCTAACGACGTCTCGTTAAGAAGATTTTGATCTGTAATCACGTATTAGTTTTGCCTCGTTCAATTAtttgttgattatttttaatgctaaaattccaaaaaaataaaaaaaaatctcgaaGGATGCATTACACGGATAAAACTTTAGTGGGAGCTCACCAATAACATCTCATTAGGAAACCCCCAATCTGCTGGCACGGTTAATTTTATCTCAAACAAGTAGTTTAttggatattttttaaaaaagttaaactcTTGAGAAAAGAATTATAATACTTAGGTAGAGATCAAATTAACATGCGTTCCtgctctaaatttttaaaattttaaattatatacataaattagatatttttagtGAGACCTTGTTGAAAAGCtcccacaattttttttagcCTATCAATTTAGTTGGCCCAGGAGGGGAATGTTCCAGATGTGCAAATGGACAAAAGATGGTAATGTTCTGAAAAGAGGTTCGATTGAGACACCATCCATGCCCACGTGTGTGGCCACATGGCATTGCCACAGTCGTGTGTTAATCACGAGGATCCAAAGCGAACGGAGGGATCATCCACAATGTGGACTAATCTATAATTCGCAATTCAATTATTCTGAAAACAACTCAGAAGCAAAATTCACGAAAGAGTTTCAGGTTTCACTCTGTCATCCAAGGTCGAAGTTTCGATTCCCCATTACATATCCCCATgcttaaagaaaaacaaagcctatgcttaaaaaaaaaaaaaaaaaaaaaagacgaggAACAACAAAATGATCGGCTAtcaacttgaaaaaaaaaaaaaaaaattattataccaCCAATAAGAGTGTAGAGAGTATACACAAAGGATAGATAAACACATAAATACGAGTTAGAGGTTGACTTCCTCACAATGCAAGATGAGCCCACAACATAATCGACGATGCAGTGGTTGGGAATTCCTTATGCCGGGTCCCTTTTATTACTCGTGGGGGCTTCGGGATCCCACGTTGGAGGAGAAGCATCCCACGGCACAGACGGGCTCGGCTCCCCGCAGATCCTCTTCTGGAGGTGCTCCAGGCTGGCCACCCGCTGCAACGAGGCGGTCCGTCCCATCTTCACACCGGTTGTGGGCCCACGGGCCACGTCGGTGGCCGGAGCGGCGGAGCCCATCTCCGGGAGGCAAGAGTTGATTCTGTTGTGATAATCGTTGGGAGGCGGCTGGAAGAAGTGTGCCGAGTCGTCTTGGATGGGGACGGCGGCGTCACCCGACGTGGCATCTGATGGGCTACCGGAGAAGGGCATGCCCATCGATGACATGTCGGGCATAGTAGGGTACAGCGGGCTAATGCCGGTTACTCTCTTCACCGTGTCCTCCGCCATTTTCACCTGAACATAAGGATGTTGGTTTGCCACAAGGTTTTCTAGTTATCGTACAAAGGAATGCTAGAAAGTACTGTCCGCATGAGAAAACTAGTGAAAAACCAGCATTATGCTGTGGGATGAAGTCCAAATACTCTTTCTAAGAactcaatttgaatttagacATTTTAGCTCCAAATGCTTTGGGCAAGAATTCTTTCTTCTGACAAGAAAATCGTTCTTAATTTCTCTCTAAAATCTACAATGCATTCCAAGGATTCATTTTCTGCCGTTACAGCAATAGAGCGCATGTTACGAGGGAAGATACATAATCTTGGAAAAGAAGACAACATACCTTAGCTCTCAGAGTTTCAACATTTGCCTTAAGCAACCTGTTGTCAACAGAGGCGTCATTGTACTTCTGGTTAACGTCAGTGAGACGCTTTAATAAGGTTGAGTTTTCAACTCTTAATTGGGATACCTACATCATTAAGACCTCGAGATCAGTGCGTTATTCAATCTTTGCCTGTAAGTTGcaatatgaaaaatttaaagGTCTATACCTGTCCCTCAAGATCAGATAGATGAGCTTGCTTCCTTCTTCTGGAGCGCCTTGCTGATTCTCGATTTGAGAGCATCCTGCAGGAACAAAAAGAATCAAATAAACCTCAAACCAACAACCGTAACAAGTTAGAATCTTAAAAAAGTGCAACAGGTAGCAACTACCCAAAAGCTGAGATATAGATGACGCTTTATCAGAATATGTCAAATAACTAGGTGCCCTACAAGAAAAGCAAGTCGATGCCGACACTGATAAGGCATGTGATGGGGCATACTTGGTCAGCCGGAGAATTACGTAACACAATAAACCTTGTAGGTTATAAATTTGTAAGTGTAGCCCTATATTCAATATCCTACCATAATAGGCATGCATGTCAAACAAAGCAGTGGCACAACATCCAAGTATGCAATTGTGCATCGAAGGTCTTTTCACAATCCATGCACTGAAGCAAGCCtcataaaatttgtttataaaTAATCAGTAACATACAATAACCAAGATTAATTCAAATATGGAATAGAAGACTTTGATCCCAGATCTGGTAAATAAATTCAAGCAAAGTTCCACCGGcagggcaattccttttgatctaaatgtgggaaaaaaaaaaaaataggagcCATTCCATCCAAGAAAAACAATGATAGGTTGCAACAAgccaaaaagagaaataatagaAAAcagagaataaaattaaaaattgacttTTCAAGCGATTCAAACAAATAATCCATTCCTTTTAGAACTACATGGCAACTAATGAGTTTCTAATTTGAACTGAAGAAGCATGGCATGCCAGCATCAATATCCAGTATCatctaaaataaagaaaaggaagCATACAAAGGCTCTGAACAAGATAAATTCAACATTGCATGGTGATCAGTGATATCGTATGTCAGCTACCAGCTGTAAAAGATATCCTAAGCTCCAAAAATAAATGAAGGATAATGCTTTGACATACATATAAATCCACATAAGCCAAGAAACGACATCCCTAG encodes:
- the LOC109712510 gene encoding LOW QUALITY PROTEIN: CBL-interacting protein kinase 7-like (The sequence of the model RefSeq protein was modified relative to this genomic sequence to represent the inferred CDS: deleted 2 bases in 1 codon), with the protein product MDSKPGGGNGKSRVLLGKYEVGRLLGRGTFAKVYHGRSVSDGSCVAVKVLDKPEVVGTGAGPRVLREVSAMRGLSHPNVLRLLEVMATRSKIYLVMELAPGGDLLSLLTRSRGGRLPEPAARRYLLQIVAALRYCHARGVAHRDVKPQNLLLARDGALKLSDFGLAALAEQRGRDGRLHTACGTPAYAAPEVALRRAGAGYDGARADAWSCGVILFVLLAGRLPFDDANIPLMYRRIHRRDYAFPPWVSPAARRVVARLLDPNPETRLTIEALAEHPWFKRSLSLDSQLSLMGAPAAPPPMNAFEIISLSAGLDLSGLFDEGSGRTRRRRRGRRFTSTEPAARVVARVEEAGRKLGFAVGRRKEGARGIGGLGWALSVEVAEVAPPLILVQLTPEYGGGGGGGSEEFAWAELRSELGDVAVAWHGGEDDE